A segment of the Labeo rohita strain BAU-BD-2019 unplaced genomic scaffold, IGBB_LRoh.1.0 scaffold_434, whole genome shotgun sequence genome:
taatttagcaATTATAATTACTGTGATTTTGCATTCAAAACAATAgttgttttttctccatttcgaATGTAACCGAAGCCAAAACAGCAACCATCATGAGGACCGGCGTTGGGATTTTACCTGCAAACCCACTAACCAGCCGAATGCAGAGTGTTTCCAGTCACCTTACGTCAATGACTTCGACAAAGCCTTCACGTTTGAGTGTCCAGCACAACATGCGATCGCAGGAATGAGCAGCTACCACGACAACTACTATGAAGACAGACGGTGAGCTCTGATGATTGACTGACTCTCACGATTAAACTTTGATTCATTTGAGCTACACCATGTGAACCAATACCATGTTTTCACACAGCTGGCAGTATTACTGTTGTAAAGTGGAGTGCACTTCTGGGAATCCTGGAAAATGTCAATCGACTTCATACGTGAATGCCTTTGATGAGGACTTCCACTGGAATGTGCCTCCTCACAGTGTTCTGGTGGGTGTTGAAAGCTACCATCAAAATTATCAAGAGTAGGTatcatttctttctttagttaTAATTATGCTATTTGTAAGAATTAATAAGTGAACCTATTTTAAGTCAAACATGTCAGACCGTGTGCTCTGTCACTCACTAATGTCACACTTGTTTTACGTCTTTCAGAGACCGACGCTGGAACTACAAGTACTGTGTCAAACCGTGTCTGTAAGACTCAATGATCTCTCAAGGTTTATGAAACCTCTGAAATAAAAGCaagataaaagacaaaaaatgcaGCTGATCTCTGTATTCAATTAATAAGTTGggttgtgtgtgagtgtgtacaTATTTAAAAGTACTGAATTCATTGGGTTAAATCTAAACAGTACTTTAAAACTTTCAGTAACATGATTCTTGATGAGACAATGTGGAACAGTTTTACTGAAAGCTGCCTAATCA
Coding sequences within it:
- the LOC127160700 gene encoding hemagglutinin/amebocyte aggregation factor-like, translated to MRKVALFLLLNGLLAIGQGWQNEFDSPLSFKCPAGQSISSIKSQNSNHHEDRRWDFTCKPTNQPNAECFQSPYVNDFDKAFTFECPAQHAIAGMSSYHDNYYEDRRWQYYCCKVECTSGNPGKCQSTSYVNAFDEDFHWNVPPHSVLVGVESYHQNYQEDRRWNYKYCVKPCL